Proteins encoded within one genomic window of Mustela erminea isolate mMusErm1 chromosome 21, mMusErm1.Pri, whole genome shotgun sequence:
- the LOC116581640 gene encoding olfactory receptor 2B6-like translates to MWINNQSSQDDFILLGFLDRPWLETPLFVIFLMAYIFALFGNISIILVSCLDPQLDSPMYFFVSNLSLLDLCYTTCTVPQMLVNLRGKDKTISYGGCVAQLYIFLALGSTECILLAIMAFDRYAAVCKPLHYPIIMSQRRCIHMATGTWISGFANSLVQSTLTVVVPRCGHRVIDHFFCEVPALLKLACADTHVNEAELNVLAALLLLVPLTLILGTYMLIARAVMRIHSAESRWKSFNTCASHLLVVSLFYFTAISMYVQPPSSYSHDRGKIMALFYGIITPTLNPFIYTLRNKDVKAALRRALTKEFWVRMR, encoded by the coding sequence ATGTGGATCAACAATCAGAGCTCACAAGATGATTTTATCTTATTGGGATTCCTGGACCGTCCCTGGCTGGAGACACCACTCTTTGTAATCTTTCTGATGGCCTACATCTTTGCCCTATTTGGAAATATCTCCATTATCCTTGTTTCCTGCCTGGACCCCCAGCTTGACAGTCCCATGTACTTTTTTGTCTCAAATCTCTCCCTACTGGACCTCTGCTACACTACCTGCACTGTGCCACAGATGTTAGTCAACCTTAGGGGAAAAGACAAGACCATTAGCTATGGTGGCTGTGTTGCCCAGCTGTACATTTTCTTGGCCTTGGGTTCTACTGAATGTATACTGCTAGCCATCATGGCCTTTGACCGTTATGCTGCTGTTTGCAAGCCCCTTCACTACCCAATCATCATGAGTCAGAGACGCTGCATCCACATGGCCACTGGGACCTGGATCAGTGGCTTTGCCAACTCCCTTGTGCAGTCCACTCTCACTGTGGTGGTCCCACGGTGTGGACATAGGGTGATAGACCATTTCTTCTGTGAAGTTCCTGCCCTTTTGAAATTAGCATGTGCTGATACTCATGTGAATGAGGCTGAGCTCAATGTGCTGGCAGCATTGCTACTTCTGGTGCCCCTCACCCTCATCCTAGGCACCTATATGCTCATTGCACGGGCAGTAATGAGGATTCATTCTGCTGAAAGTCGCTGGAAGTCCTTCAACACCTGTGCTTCACACCTGCTGGTTGTGTCCCTCTTCTACTTCACAGCCATCAGTATGTATGTCCAGCCTCCCTCTAGCTACTCTCATGACAGGGGGAAGATCATGGCTCTCTTCTATGGGATCATCACGCCCACACTCAATCCATTTATCTATACACTGAGGAACAAGGATGTGAAGGCTGCCCTGAGAAGGGCACTGACCAAGGAGTTTTGGGTCAGGATGAGATGA